TCAGCCTGCTGCTGGCCGAAGCGCGTGCCGGCGCTGGCCCCGACTACCTGATGTACGACACTTTTTTCGGCGCGCAACCGGGCCTGCGCCAGTTCAAGACCATGCTCGGCTTCACGCCGTACCGCGTGCGCTACACGCTGCAATGAAAACCATCCTGAACCGGCTGTACGCCGACTACCTGATGCCGTGCCGGCTGCCGCACTACGACGCCCTGCTGGGGCAGGCGCGCGACCACGGTTACCGCCAGACCTCGGTGCGCGGCTGGCTGCACACGCTGCGCAATCCAAACCACAGTATCGGCAACGGCGCCAGCCAGCACCGGCCGGTGCAGCCGGTGCTGGTCCACCGCCACGACATCGACACCGATCTGGCCACGGCGCGCCGCATGTTCGAGATCGAGCAGCGCCACGGCGTGCGCGCCAGCTATTACTTCCGCCTGTCCACGCTGGACTTCGGCCTGATGCGCGCGATCGAGGACTACGGCAGCGAGGCCAGCTACCACTACGAGGAACTGGCCACTTACGCCAAGCGCACCCACCTGAAGCTGCCGGGCGAAGTGCGCGCGCGGCTGGACCAGATCCGCGCCGAATTCGAAGCCAACTTCCGGCGCATCGAGGCCACGCTGGGCCGCAAGCTGCACACGGTGGCCAGCCACGGCGACTTCGCCAACCGGCGCCTTGGCATCACCAATTGCGCGGTGCTCGACGACAGCGTGCTGCGCGCGCGCTGCGGCATCGACGCCGAATGCTACGACGCCGAATTGCTGTCCAGCTTTGACCTGTATATCAGCGACAAGCCGGCGCCGCGCTACTTCCACCCGGTGGCGCCGCAGGCGGCGCTGGGCAAGCACCGGCGCATCTGCCTGCTCACGCACCCGTCGCAATGGCACGCCGGCTGGGCCGCCAACAGCCACAAGAACCTGGTGCGCGCGCTCGACGCGTGGCGCTGGTAACCGAGGATCGCTCATGAACATCCTGCTGATCAACCACTATGCCGGCTCGACCCACCATGGCATGGAATACCGCCCCTACTACCTGGCGCGTGAATGGGTGCGCGCCGGCCACCGGGTGCGCATCGTGGCGGCCAGCGCCTCGCACCTGCGCGCGCGCGCGCCGCAGATGGATGGCCGCGCGGTACTGGACCAGCAAATCGACGGCATCGACTACCGCTGGCTGGCCGTGCCAGCTTACGACAGCAACGGCGCGCGGCGCGCGGCCAATATCGGCGCCTTCATTGCGCGCCTGTACCAGCAGTCGAAGCGGCTGGCGGCCGAGCGGCCCGACCTGGTGATCGCCTCGAGCACCTACCCGGCCGATATCTGGCCCGCGCGCGGCATCGCCCTGGCAGCCGGCGCCCGGTTGGTGTTCGAGGTACACGACCTGTGGCCGCTCTCGCCGATCGAACTCGGCGGCATGTCGCCGCGCCATCCGTTCATCCGGGTGATGCAGGCGGCCGAAGACTACGCCTGCCGCCACGCCGACACCGTGATTTCGATCCTGCCCCACGCGGGCGGCCACATGGCGGCGCACGGCATGGCGCCGCACAAGCTGCACGTGGTGCCCAACGGCGTGGTGCCGGCCGAATGGGAAGCAGCGCTGACGCCGCTGCCCGGACCGGTAGCCACGCTGCTTGCGCGCCTGCGCGCCCAGGGCCGCACGCTGATCGGCTACGCGGGCAGCCATGGCGCCGCCAACGCGCTCGACACGCTGCTCGACGCCGCCAGCCTGCTGCGCGGCCAGCCGCTGGCCTTTGTATTGGCCGGCGCCGGTCCGCACAAGCAGGAACTGCAACGGCGCGTGGACGTGGACGGCCTGCACCACGTGCACTTCCTCACGCCGCTGCCCAAGCCCTGCATGCCGGCGCTGCTGGGCAGTTTCGACATCGCCTACCTGGGCTGGCGGCGCCAACCGCTGTACCGCTACGGCATCTCACCCAACAAGCTGGGCGACTACCTGATGGCGGCGCGCCCCGTGATCCACGCGGTGGACGCGGCCAACGATACGGTGGCCGATGCCGGCTGCGGCCTGAGCATCGCCCCCGAAGACCCGGATGCACTGGCCGCCGCCATCACCCACATGGCCAGCCTGCCGCCGTCACAACGCCAAGAACTGGGCCAGCGCGGCGCCACCTACGCCCGCAGCTACCTCGATTACCGGTTGCTGGCGCAGCGCTACCTCGATGCCTGCTGTCGCGCCGGCCAGCCCAATGCTCGCACCGGGGTGCAGCAACACGCGATACCAGGCACCACCGGCCATAGCAGGCGATAACCCGCCGTCCCTTGGCTGCCCACCGATCATTCCGTCACGGCGGATCGCACCACAGCCGGAAATCCGCAGTCAGCATCCCGATCAAAGGAGACCACGATGACCACGCCCCCAGATGACTTTCTCCCCTTCGCCCTCCCCGACCTGGGCCATGAAGAAGCCGCCGCCGTGCTCGAGTGCCTGCAATCGGGCTGGATCACCAGCGGGCCGGTCAGCCGCCAGTTCGAGCAGGAGTTTGCCGCCTACCTGGGCGGTGGCGTGCACGCCATCGCGGTCAATTCCGCCACGGCCGGCTTGCACCTGGCGCTCGAAGCGTTCGGTATCGGTCCCGGCGACGAAGTGATCGTGCCCACCATGACCTTCACCGCCACCGCCGAAGTGGTGCGCTACCTGGGCGCCGATGCGGTGATCGTCGATGTCGATCCGCACACGCTGTGCTTGCAGCCCGAGGCCATCGCCGCCGCCATCACGTCCAACACGCGCGCCGTGATCCCGGTCCACTACGGCGGCCTGGCCTGCGACATCGACGCCATCGTGGCACTGGCGCACCGCCACGGGCTGCGCGTGATCGAGGACGCCGCCCACGCCTTTCCCACCACGCTGCGCGGGCGCCTCGTAGGCACGCTGGACAGCGATGCCGCCGTGTTCAGCTTCTACGCCAACAAGACCATGACCACCGGCGAAGGCGGCATGGTGGTGTGCCGCGACGCGGACATCGCGCGCCGGGTGCGGGTGATGCGCCTGCACGGCATCAGCGAAGACGCCTTCGACCGTTTCGTCTCGCGCCGGCCGGCCTGGTTTTACCAGGTGATCGCGCCCGGCTTCAAATACAACCTCACCGATATCGCCGCCGCCATCGGCCGCGCGCAGCTGCGCAAGATCGACGGCTTTCTGGCGCGCCGCCAGCAACTGGCGCGTCGCTACACCGAATGCCTGGCGGACCTGCCATTGACCCTGCCGCGCGATGCGCCGGCCGGCAGCCAGCACGCCTGGCACCTGTACCCGGTGCGCCTGACTGCCGACGCGCCACTGGCGCGCGACCGCCTGATCGAGCAGTTGTCGGAACAGGGCATCGGCACCAGCGTCCACTACATTCCGCTGCACCGCCAGCCGTACTGGCGCGACCGCTACGGGCTGCGCCCCGAGCAGTTTCCCCACGCCGAAGCCAGCTACCACGCGCAGCTGACGCTTCCCCTGTACACCGCCATGGCCGATGCCGGCCAGGCCCGCGTGATCGCCACCCTGACGGAGTTGCTATGCTAGCCAAACGCCTGTTCGATATCGCCGCTGCGCTGGCCGGCCTGCTGCTGCTGTCGCCATTGCTGTTGCTGGTGGCGGCCTGGATACGCTGCGACTCGCCGGGACCGGTGCTGTTTCGCCAACGCCGCGTGGGGCGAGACGGCGCGCCGTTCCAGATCCTCAAGTTCCGCACCATGGCCACTGGCGCGGAGCGCGACGGCCAGCTGTCGCTGGCCGACGACCGGCGCGCCACCAGGGCCGGGCGCTGGCTGCGGCGCCACAAGCTCGACGAACTGCCGCAACTGGTCAACGTGCTGCGCGGCGACATGAGCCTGGTGGGGCCGCGCCCCGAAGTGCCGCGCTACGTGGCCCACTATCCGCCAGCCGTACGCGCGGTCGTACTGTCGGTGGCGCCGGGCATTACCGACTGGGCCGCCCTTCGCTTTCGCAACGAGGGCGACATCCTGCGCCAGGCCGCTGACCCCGAACACGCCTATCTGCACCAGGTGCTGCCCGTAAAACTCAAATACTATGTGCGCTACGTGCAGCGCCGCAGCTTCGCCACCGACTTGCAGATTTTACTGTGCACGGTGGCCACCCTGCTGTTCGGCGCCCGCCGCAAGCGACCGCTGTTGCGTGTACTGCGCAGCAGCCGGCTGGCGCACAGTACACGCAACGGCGGACAGTCGGTGCTGATCGACTGGCTGCGCGGCCTGGCGGCCTTGCAGGTGGCGGCGGCCCACTTGCGCGCCCAGGTATTCCCCGGTCTGAGCACCGTGACGGATCCGCCCTTGTGGTACCAGGGGCTAGCGTTCATGACCGGCTTCGCGCACCAGGCGGTGCTGGTGTTTTTTGTGCTCAGCGGCTGGCTGGTGGGCGGCGTGTTCCTCGACCGCAGCCACGATGTGCCGCCGTCACGGGCGCTGCGCGACTATGCACTCGATCGTGCCACGCGGTTGTGGACCGTGCTGTTGCCGGCCTTTTTGCTGATGCTGGCACTGGCATGGGCCGGGGCGTTGCCGTGGGTCGATGCCAGCAAAGCCGCCGATACCGCTGTTGCCTCGGTTGCCGCAAACGTGGGTGCAGCGTGGTCGTTTTCCACGCTGCTGGGCAACCTGGTCGACTTGCAGACGCTGGTCGTGCCGCCTTTCGGCGAGAATTTTCCGCTCTGGAGTCTGGCCAACGAAACCTGGTATTACGTGCTGTTTCCGCTGCTGGTGATCGCAGCGCGCGCCGGCGCCGCCTGGCTGCGGCTCGCGTGCGCGGCGCTGGCACTTGCGGTGGCGGCGCTGCTGGGCGCGGCCATCACCGGCTACTTCCTGGTGTGGCTATTGGGTGTGGCGGCATCGCGCCTGCGTTTCGATTTCTCGGCAGTACAGCGCTGGCTGTGGCGCGGCGCGCTGCTGGTGGTCGCTGCGCTGCTGCGCCTTGGCGGACAGGATGGCGACTTCACCTTGTCCACCTTGGGACCGGACCTGTTGCTGGCGTTGCTGCTGGTCGTGTGCTTGTGCAGCGTGGGGCGTAGCCGTCCGGCAGCGGCGATGGCGCAGACCGGGGCTTTTCTGGCCGGCTTCTCGTTCACCCTGTACGTCGTGCATATTCCGTTGCAGCGCATGTTGTGGGCGTACCGCGATGGCGCGCTGCTGGCGCCGGGGGAACCGGCCAGCCTGGCGGTGTATGCCGCCATGCTGGCCGTGGTGCTGGCATTGGCGTATCTGTTTCACCTGCCGTTCGAAGCACAAACGGGCAGTCTGCGACGGCTGCTACGCCGGCGCTTGCCGGGCCTCGAAGACATCGATCGCGTCGTTGAAGCGCCGCCTGCACGGCGCTCCATCGACGCGGGGTGACGCACCGGCAGCTACTGCTTACTGATACGCACCGATGGTCACCGGGGCCGTGACCGGCTTGCCCTCGATGTCGGTCGCCGGCGCGTAGTCGGTCGTCCCCTTGCCCTTGGCCGGCGACGACGCGCGCACATGCAAGTCCGGCGTGCCGGTACGCGTGTAGCTGACGAATTGCGGATCGGCCGATACCGTACCGGTCGCCTTCAACCCGTTCTTCAGGCTGATGTTGTAGATGCTGTTCTGGTACACCAGGTTGTTGCGGTAAGTGTTGTGAGTACCGGTCGAGCCCTGCTCGGTGATGCCGTAGCGGTTGTCGTACACGATGTTGTTGACGACATGCGTGTAGTCGTTGGGCGCGCTGCGGTTGTAGAAGTCGCCCGCACCCACCACGATGCCGGTGCCGGAAGCGACCGCCGTGTTGTTGGCGATGATGACATTGGTCGCATCGTGCCACAGGTGGATCGCCGCTTCCGACACGCGGTACACCACATTGCCCACCACGCTGCCGGACGTGCTCACGTAGATGCCCTGGATGTACTTGCAATTGGCCGGACCGATATCGTGGACGAAGTTGTTGATGACGTCGCCCTTGATGCCCTTGTAGTACGAATCGACACCGATGGCCGAGGCGCCACTGCCGTTGCACGCCAGCGTGTTGGCGATGTGGTGCACGCGGTTGCCTCGAATCACGTCATATGAACCGCCCGTGTACAGCCCGCTGCGCCACACGGTACCGCCCTGCAGCTTGCTGCCATCGACTTCGAAGCCGATGATATCGACGTAGTTGCCACGATTGTCCCAGGCAATGTTATTGCTGGAATTGGCCGGCGGCACGATCTTGGCGCCCCACTTGGTGGTCGAATAGTAGTAGATGCGGCCGGCTGCCGTACCGCTGGTAGTGGTCTTGAAGCCGCCGGCGTAGGTGCCCGGCGCCACGTGCACGGTGGTGTTGGGCTTGGCCAGCGCGGACGCGCGGGCGATGGTGCGCAGCGGCGAGCCTTGCGCACCGGAGTTGCTGTCCGAGCCCGTGGTCGAGACGTACAGGTTGTTCGGCGTCGATGGCACCGGGTTGGGCGCCGGATTGGGATTCGGTGTCGGCGTCGGGGCGGCGCCGTTGAACTCGTAGGCGCCGATGTCGGGACCGGCGCCGGCCGGACGCGCTTTGCCGTTCAGGTCGGTAGGCGTGGCATCGGCGGCCGCGCCTTTGTCGATCGCGGGCGACGTCGCTTGCAGCTGGTAGTCGCCGCCACCGGTGCGCACGTAATTGACGAACTGCGGCGCCGCCGCGATGGTAGCCACCGCGACGCCCTTGATCAGCAAATACGGATAGGCCGTTTGTTGGTGCATCAGGTTGTTGGTGTATGTGTTGTTGCTGCCCACGTTGCCCTGCTCGACCACGCCGTACTGGGTGTCGACAACGATGTTGTTGGCCACCCGCGAATAATCGTTGACGCCGCTGGACACATAGGGATCGCCGCCGCCCACCACGATGCCAGTATGGGCGGCAAAGATGGTGTTATGGCTCACCGACACGCGCGCGGCATCGTGCCAGAGCTGCACCCCGGCCTGCGACACGCCGTAGATCAGGTTGTTCTTGACGTCGCTGTCGGCGCTGTTGACGAACACGCCGAACATGGTCTTGCAACCGGCCGCGCCGATGTCGTGGACCACGTTGGCCAGTACATCGTTGCTGGCGCCCTTGTAGTAGCTGTCGGCGCCGATGCCGCCGCCCGATGCGCACGCGCCCTGGCCCACGTGGTGCACATGGCTGTTGGTCACCGTGCCGAACGAGCCGGCAGTGTACAGGCCCACGGCCCAGCGCGTGCCGGCCTTGTGCGCACTGCCATCGACTTCGAAACCGTCGATATCGACATAGCTGCCCCGGTTGTCCCAGGCCACGGCATTGGCGGACGTGGCCGGCGGCACGATCTTCGCGCCCCACCTGGTATCGGACACGTAGCGGATGCGCGCCGTCGGCGTGCCGCTGGTGCTGGTGCGGAAGCCGCCTTCATAAACGCCGGGCGCCACGTGCACCACGGTGCCGGGCGTAGCCGCCTGGGCGGCGCGCGCAATGGTCTTGAACGGCTTGGCGCTGGTGCCGGGATTGCTGTCGGCGCCAGTGGTTGCCACGTACAACGCAGTGGCCGCAGCGTTATAGCTGGCGTCCGCTGCCGGTTCGTCCGACACCTGGGTGGTGGCAGCCAGCGTCATGCCGGGTGCCTGGCTGGCGCTATCGCTTTGGCCGCCGCCGCACGCGGCCAGCAGCACCATGCACGCGGTCGCGCCGGCGGTTTGAGACAGGTAGTTGACAGATAATTTCATCAGCCGTTCCTCGCTTTTTCAAAGTGAATGAGCGAGGTTTGATCGGCATCAAATTCTATAGTTCAATGCTTTCAGAAAAAAAGTTCTGACCAAGTTCTCTTCCAGCAGCGAGCGATACGCATGGGCAAGGGAAGACTCAGTAAATATGCGGCTTTCAGCCAGGAAGGGAGACGAAGTCGCGCACGAAAAAAAATTTTACGCTTTGACGTCAAACATCGTTGAATACCACGCCGCGCGGCGCGATGCCGGCGTGGTTGAGGCGCTCGACCGCAGCTCCCAACTGGACCTCGGTAGTGACACCAGCACGCGCCACCACGAACACGGAGCCGGCGCTGGCGCCCACCACCAGCGCGTCGGCGGCCGTCAGCACCGGTGGTGCCGTCACCAGCATCACGTCGTATCGTGTGCCGAGCCGCGCCAGTGCGTCGGTAAACAGTCCCGGCTGCAACAACTCGGCCTGGTGCGGAGCGGCGCCACCAGCAGCGATGAAGTCGAGCCGTGGCGCCACCTCGGCGCGCAGCGCCTGGTGAGGCTGCAACATGCCGGCCAGGCAATCGGCCAACCCGGCCGCGCGATCGAGGCCGAAGTGGTCGTGCAGCGTGCCGTCGCGCAGATCGGCATCGACCAGCAGCGTGCGCTGGCCGCCGGCCGCCAGCAGCAGCGCCAGGTTGACCGAGACAAAGGCCGCGCCGACATCGCGGGTGGGGCCCAGGCAGCACACGACATTGTTGCGGCTGTGCGGCAGCACGAATTGCAACGTGGCGCGGAAGGCGCGCAGGCTTTCAGCGGCGGCATCGTCAGGTACGGCTTGTGCCAGCAGATCCGTGGCTGGCAACTGCTGGTCGGCTTGGCGAGAGAGGCCACTTTTGCGCGCGCGCCGCGCGTGCCGGCGCAGCCGGTCCTGGCTGCGGCTGTGGGGTATGGTTGCGTGCACCGTGTTCGGTCCCAGCAGCGCCTCGATACGTTCGGCGGCGTCGATGCCACCGCGCACGGCGCGCCAGGCCAGCGCCAGCAGCGCGCCGAGGAACACGCCGCTCACCATGCCGAGCATCACGATCAGCGGCCGGTTGGGTTTCAGCGTGTTCTCGGGCGCTACCGGCATGTCCACCATGCGCACGGTACCGATGCTGCCCACCGCCATCAACCGCAGCTGCTGCGCCGTGTTGAGCAACTCGGTGTACAGGTTGGTGCTGACCTTGACGTCGCGCTCGAGCCGCACCTGCTCCTGCTCGATGCGGGGCAAGCGCTTGATGCGGGCTTCCAGCGCGGCGATCTCGCGGTCGTTCTCGCGCATTTGCTGCGCCACCGCCTGCAACACCGGGTGCTCGTCGGTGAAGCGACCCAGCAGCTCGGCACGCTTTTGCACCAGCGTGCTGCGCCGCGCCTGCGACGCCGCCAGCGTATCGAGCGCGATACGCACTTCCTGGGTCAGGTCGATGGTGTCGTGGCCGCTGCGAAAGCCGTTGTAGCTGGCCTCGGCCGCTTCCAGTTGCTGCTTGGCCACCGGCAACTGGCGATCAAGGAAGGCCAGCGTCTTTTGCGCCTCCTCGGTGCGGCGCGCCAGGTTTTGCCGCATGTATTCGCGGCCGATCTCGCTCAGCGTGGCATACACCTGCTGCGGATCGCTGCCCTGCAAGGTGACCGAAATAATGCCCGACAGCTTGCCCTGCTCGGAAATCTGCAACGCGCGCTGCACGCTCTCGAGCGCGGCCAGCCGCGACGTGCGGCGCAGCAGATAACGTGTGCCAGGCGCGCCGCGCAGCCGCGTGACCAGCAATTCCACCACGTCCGGCGGGCTTGCCTCAATTTTTCCTGCTGCTCTTGCCATGCCGGCCGAATCCGCCGCTATGGCCTCCACAGCCTCTATAGCGGCAGGTATTTCCCGCCGCGCCAGTTGCCCCACCCTGCCCTCGAGCAAGGTGCGGCCGGCGCTGTCAGCCAGGCGCCAGCGTTGGCCGCCGAGCGCGGTGATACGGAACTGGCGGCCGTACCACTGGCTGGGCACATCGAACACGGCAACGTCGATCTTTTCGCTCCCCCATGCATAACCGCCGCGCTCGAACAGACCGGGCACCGACAGCTGACCGCCCCGGCGCTGGGCGATCCACTCGCCGCCGAGCGGAAAATAGCGCGGCCGCGCGTGGATGTAGAGGCGCAGGGTATCGACTGCCGGCGCCACCACCAGCCGCGAGCGCAGCAGTTCCATCTCGGCGATCGCCGCCTTCTTGGTCTCGAACAGCGACGACACTTCGTTGAGAATGTTCTTCGAGGCGTTGGGCTGCTCTTCCTCCACGTGCAACAGCATATTGGCTTGATAGACGGGTGGCGCCACCAGCGCATAGCCCAGCGCCGCCAGCGTACACAGCGCGGTGACCGCCACGATCAGCCAGCGCCGTGCAGCCAGCGCACGGAACCAGGCGCGCCAGGCCAGCATGGTCGGATCGGGCGGTGCCGGCGACGCCGGGTGCTCGATCAGGCGGGCCGGCTGCGCCACGCCTGGCAGCGGGCGCAGCATGCGGGAAGTGTCGGCATCGCGTGGCGCATCCATGCGAGCCTCCTATGGCCTGGTCGTCACGCCGACGGCCGACGACAGTTCGCCCGGGAACAACTGGCTAATTGCCCGGTGCCAGTTGGTCAGCATGGAGGCCGCCACGTACACGACGTCGCGCGGCTGCAGCTCGAACTGCTCGGCCAGGGCCAGCGCGCTGGCCGACCGGGCGTCGAGCCGGAAGACCAGCGGCCCACGTGGCGCTGGAGGCGCCGCCGATGCGTCCGCGCCAGCCTTGACAAGCCCGTTTGGCCCGTTATGCCCGTTCTCCCCGTTATGCCCGTTCTCCCCGTTAAGCCCGTTAAGCTCGTTAAGCGAGCCCGGTGCACGAGTCATGTACGCAGTGTCGCCCTGCTGTGCGCGGCGCACCACGTACACCTGGCCGGCATCCGCGCTTTGCGGATTGAGTCCGCCGGCTTCGCCCAGCGCCTCGCCCAGGGTGAGGCGGCCGTCGTGCATGGTGAGCGCGCGCGGCGACAGTACTTCGCCCCCCACGAACACCTTGTTCTCGTCGCGCGGCGGCGCCCGAACCACGTCGCCGTCGGCCAGCATCATCGCGCCCGGATACCCGTGGTATGGCACCAGCCCTGACGGCCCGCCACGCATTGCCGCCACCAGGTCGATGCGGTACCGTCGTCCAGCGCGCTCGACCGTGATGCGGCTCTGGTCGGCCGTGGGCAGCAGGCCGCCGGCGCGGTTGAGCGCTTCGACCAGGGTCATCGGAATGTCGTTGATCGGCTGCGGGCCGGGCGTGCGCACCTGGCCATCAACATACACGCGCTGGCTGCGGTAGGCCATCACCGTGACCGTCACGCGCGGTGCGCGGAAGTAGCGCGCCAGCCGCTGTGCCAGGCTGTCGCGCGCCTCTTCGCGGGTCAGCCCGGCCAGCGGCACGGCGCCGGCAAACGGAAAGTGCAACTGCCCTTGCTGGTCGATGACGAAGGTGGCCGGCGGCGGGCCGATCTGACCGTCCAGGTTGTCGGACCGCGCCGGCAGGCCGGCGCCGGTCAGTTCCGGATGGTCCCACACCGTGATGGCCAGCACGTCGCCAACGCCGAGCCGGTACTGGCCACCGTTGCTTGCGCCAGGAGCCTGGAAAGCCCCACGACTGCCGGCTACCGGCCAGGTACGGCGATAGGCACCAGCACCAGCACCAGCCTCAGCCGTCGCCTCACCAGCGGAAACGGGTTGCGTGGAAGTGGGGGGCGTACCGGGGCCAGGAACAAGGACACCGCCGCCTCCGCCAGCATCGCGCAGTCGGCGCTGCTCGGCCAGCCACTGCGCCGTAATCGGGATCACTTCGGCATCGCCGGGCGCCGGCGCGCGGTGCGAGGTGCCGGCGCAGCCGGCCAGGCAAAACAACAATACTGCATACAGGAATTTCGCCATCGCCGCCTCCCGGACCAATGTCCAGCGTAGGGCGCGCGTCCCGCGACGACCTTGTGCAAGATCAAATGCGTCTGCGCGTCTGTTATGCACAACATGACTAACTATTAATATTGTTGTCCTATTGTGCCAGCCCTATAATGCGAATGATTCTTATTCATAATATTTCAGGAGCGTGCATGTCCCGTCCTTGTTTCAAGCGTCCCTTTCTTAAGCATCCTTTGCTGCTGGCATTGGCCTACGCCGGCCTGGCCTCGGCCCACGCCGACGGGGCCGGGAATGCCCTCGATGCAGCCGGTGCATCCGCCGAAGCCGAGCAAACCCAGTCAACCCGGCCAGCGCCACCAGCCGGCGCCGTGATGCC
This is a stretch of genomic DNA from Duganella zoogloeoides. It encodes these proteins:
- a CDS encoding polysaccharide biosynthesis/export family protein, with product MAKFLYAVLLFCLAGCAGTSHRAPAPGDAEVIPITAQWLAEQRRLRDAGGGGGVLVPGPGTPPTSTQPVSAGEATAEAGAGAGAYRRTWPVAGSRGAFQAPGASNGGQYRLGVGDVLAITVWDHPELTGAGLPARSDNLDGQIGPPPATFVIDQQGQLHFPFAGAVPLAGLTREEARDSLAQRLARYFRAPRVTVTVMAYRSQRVYVDGQVRTPGPQPINDIPMTLVEALNRAGGLLPTADQSRITVERAGRRYRIDLVAAMRGGPSGLVPYHGYPGAMMLADGDVVRAPPRDENKVFVGGEVLSPRALTMHDGRLTLGEALGEAGGLNPQSADAGQVYVVRRAQQGDTAYMTRAPGSLNELNGLNGENGHNGENGHNGPNGLVKAGADASAAPPAPRGPLVFRLDARSASALALAEQFELQPRDVVYVAASMLTNWHRAISQLFPGELSSAVGVTTRP